Proteins encoded by one window of Chryseobacterium foetidum:
- a CDS encoding RDD family protein yields MSQIAINTSQNVNINFNISNIGERFLAFLIDGAIRIAYLLLIYYVFFDFFNLNRYLMGMDQWSQRAISIAIAFPASIYPLVMESLMEGQTPGKRIMKIRVVKIDGYQASFGDYLIRWVFRIIDVTFLGIVGLVSAIATKNNQRLGDIAAGTAVISLKNNINISHTILEKLQDDYIPTFPQVIALSDNDMRIIKDNFLKALKIDDRQVITKLSDKIKSILKLEIDPQQMTERQFIGVVIKDYNFYTGRES; encoded by the coding sequence ATGTCTCAAATTGCGATAAATACATCACAAAATGTTAATATTAATTTTAACATATCCAATATTGGTGAAAGATTTCTGGCATTTTTGATCGACGGCGCAATCCGGATTGCTTACCTTCTCCTGATCTACTATGTTTTTTTTGATTTTTTTAATCTGAACAGGTATCTGATGGGCATGGATCAGTGGTCGCAGAGAGCCATTTCGATCGCTATCGCATTTCCGGCCTCTATTTATCCATTGGTAATGGAAAGTCTGATGGAAGGGCAAACCCCAGGAAAAAGAATTATGAAAATAAGGGTGGTGAAAATCGACGGATATCAGGCAAGTTTCGGAGATTATCTTATCCGTTGGGTGTTTAGAATTATTGATGTAACTTTTTTGGGAATAGTGGGTCTTGTCTCTGCCATCGCCACTAAAAACAATCAAAGATTAGGCGATATCGCTGCCGGAACTGCTGTGATTTCATTAAAAAATAACATCAACATTTCGCATACGATTCTTGAGAAACTACAGGATGATTATATTCCGACATTCCCACAAGTGATTGCTTTGAGCGACAATGATATGAGAATTATTAAAGACAATTTTCTTAAAGCATTAAAAATTGACGACAGACAGGTGATTACCAAACTTTCAGACAAAATAAAAAGTATCCTCAAACTTGAAATTGATCCTCAGCAAATGACCGAAAGACAATTCATTGGCGTGGTCATCAAGGATTATAATTTTTATACCGGAAGAGAAAGTTAG
- a CDS encoding UDP-2,3-diacylglucosamine diphosphatase: MKRNVELVVISDVHLGTYGCKAKELLRYLNSIQPKTLVLNGDIIDIWQFKKSYFPKPHLKVIKKFLSLATKNTDVFYITGNHDEMFRKFTDFELGKLKVCNKLHLTLDGKKTWIFHGDVFDASVQHSKWIAKLGGKGYDLLIVINNMVNWFLEKMGREKYSFSKKIKNNVKKAVKYIGDFELTASELAIDNGYDYVLCGHIHQPQMREVQNKKGSCLYLNSGDWIENLSALEYNEGKWSIFNYDDHKHNLKDDETDEIQDINSDQLMQIVTQFS; the protein is encoded by the coding sequence ATGAAAAGAAACGTTGAGCTGGTTGTCATTTCAGATGTGCATTTGGGAACTTATGGATGTAAAGCCAAAGAGTTGCTCAGATACCTGAATTCTATTCAACCTAAAACATTAGTTTTAAACGGAGATATTATCGATATCTGGCAGTTTAAAAAGTCTTATTTTCCTAAACCCCACCTAAAGGTCATCAAGAAATTTCTTTCCTTGGCCACAAAAAATACCGATGTATTCTACATCACCGGAAATCACGACGAGATGTTTCGGAAATTCACAGATTTTGAGCTCGGTAAACTTAAAGTCTGCAACAAACTTCACCTTACTCTTGACGGGAAAAAGACATGGATCTTCCACGGCGACGTTTTTGATGCTTCCGTTCAACATTCGAAATGGATTGCCAAACTCGGCGGAAAAGGCTATGACCTTCTGATTGTCATTAATAATATGGTTAACTGGTTTTTGGAGAAAATGGGTCGTGAGAAATATTCATTTTCAAAAAAGATTAAAAACAACGTAAAAAAAGCCGTGAAATATATCGGTGATTTTGAGCTGACAGCTTCAGAATTAGCCATCGACAATGGTTACGATTACGTGCTTTGTGGCCATATTCATCAGCCTCAAATGAGAGAAGTTCAGAATAAAAAAGGTTCCTGTTTATATTTAAATTCAGGGGATTGGATTGAAAATCTGTCGGCATTGGAATACAATGAAGGAAAGTGGTCCATATTTAATTATGATGATCATAAACATAATCTGAAAGACGATGAGACGGATGAAATTCAGGACATCAACAGCGATCAGCTGATGCAAATTGTAACTCAATTTTCGTGA
- a CDS encoding stage II sporulation protein M yields MREVYFIKQNKEKWLGIEEVIQGKLKKNPDELSSLYINLINDLSFAQTYYPKSNTVVYLNHLSSQIYQKIYKTKRVEQNRLFHFFAVEVPLLVHQYRRYLGYAFAFFLLFTCIGLISAVYDKEFVNIILGEDYVNMTVENIKNKNAVGVYQSGSTWGSTIGIVFNNIQVGAKLYLFGLFAGVGTLFVYLSNCVMLGSFQYFFYDYGALADSAKGIWLHGTFEIFSMIIEAMCGLILGASILFPKTLSRFNSLKKGFKDSFKIFLSTVPFTICAGIIEGYVTRHALNMPLVLNFIIILGSLFLIGGYYIIYPNYVAKQQKLLANDHIL; encoded by the coding sequence ATGAGAGAAGTTTATTTCATCAAACAAAATAAAGAAAAATGGTTGGGAATAGAGGAGGTTATTCAGGGTAAATTGAAAAAAAATCCTGATGAGCTCTCATCTCTCTACATCAACCTGATCAACGACCTTTCTTTTGCCCAGACTTATTACCCGAAAAGCAATACGGTGGTTTATCTCAATCATCTTTCTTCGCAGATCTATCAAAAGATTTATAAGACCAAAAGGGTAGAGCAGAACAGGCTTTTCCATTTTTTTGCTGTTGAAGTTCCGCTGCTGGTGCACCAGTACAGAAGGTATTTGGGATATGCTTTTGCTTTTTTTCTACTGTTCACCTGCATTGGGTTAATTTCTGCGGTTTATGATAAAGAATTTGTCAATATCATTCTGGGTGAAGATTACGTAAATATGACCGTTGAAAATATCAAAAACAAAAATGCGGTGGGTGTTTACCAGAGCGGTTCTACGTGGGGAAGTACGATTGGGATTGTGTTTAATAATATTCAGGTGGGTGCAAAACTGTATCTGTTTGGTCTCTTTGCAGGTGTCGGAACTCTGTTTGTTTACCTTTCAAACTGTGTGATGCTGGGTTCTTTCCAGTATTTTTTCTACGATTACGGAGCGTTGGCAGACAGTGCCAAAGGAATCTGGCTTCACGGAACTTTCGAAATCTTTTCTATGATTATCGAAGCGATGTGCGGATTGATTTTAGGAGCGTCCATCCTCTTTCCAAAAACGCTTTCGCGATTCAACTCTCTTAAAAAAGGTTTCAAAGATTCATTTAAAATATTTTTAAGTACCGTTCCGTTTACCATCTGTGCCGGAATTATTGAAGGATATGTGACGAGACATGCTCTAAATATGCCTTTGGTACTCAACTTTATTATTATTTTAGGTTCGCTCTTTTTAATCGGCGGCTACTATATTATTTATCCCAACTATGTTGCAAAACAGCAAAAACTCTTAGCGAATGATCACATTTTATAA
- a CDS encoding glycosyltransferase family protein: MQILYAFQGTGNGHMARAQEIVPLLKKYGHVETLISGHQSQLKADFQLDFQHKGISLLYNNSGGISYSKILFENNYLKAFNTIKSLDLSKYDLIINDYEPLTGWACKTKGIRFLELSHQASMSFKETPKPARKDFFGEQILKYYVPSEHRIGFHFESYHDQIKTPVIRKKIRELNASKKGFYLVYLPSFSDENIIKILSQIAVEWKVFSKYSKLYFKEKNVEIFLIDQTEYLKAFESCEGILCNAGFETPAEALFLDKKLFVIPIHNQYEQECNAAALDLLGIPNSKTLRKEEIENWVNSRQHLRVNYPDNIEDILVTEVLPFK; the protein is encoded by the coding sequence ATGCAAATTCTTTACGCTTTTCAGGGAACAGGAAACGGCCACATGGCAAGAGCACAGGAAATTGTTCCTTTGCTTAAGAAATATGGTCATGTAGAAACGCTCATCAGCGGGCATCAGTCACAGCTGAAAGCAGATTTTCAGCTTGATTTTCAGCATAAAGGAATTTCGCTTCTGTACAATAATTCAGGAGGGATTTCATATTCTAAAATTCTGTTTGAAAATAATTATCTCAAGGCTTTTAATACCATCAAATCTCTTGATCTTTCTAAATATGATCTGATCATTAACGATTACGAGCCTTTGACCGGATGGGCCTGCAAAACAAAGGGAATCCGTTTTCTGGAACTGAGCCATCAGGCTTCTATGAGTTTTAAGGAAACTCCTAAACCAGCGAGAAAAGATTTTTTTGGTGAGCAGATTCTGAAGTATTATGTTCCGAGCGAACACCGTATTGGTTTTCATTTTGAATCCTATCATGATCAAATCAAAACGCCGGTAATAAGAAAGAAAATCCGAGAACTTAACGCTTCAAAAAAAGGATTTTATCTTGTGTATTTACCGAGTTTTTCGGATGAAAATATTATTAAAATTTTAAGTCAGATTGCTGTTGAATGGAAAGTCTTTTCAAAATATTCCAAACTTTATTTTAAAGAAAAAAATGTTGAGATTTTCCTAATCGACCAAACTGAATATTTAAAGGCATTCGAAAGCTGTGAAGGTATTTTATGCAACGCAGGTTTTGAAACTCCGGCAGAGGCTTTATTTTTGGATAAAAAACTATTTGTCATTCCTATTCATAACCAGTACGAACAGGAATGCAACGCTGCTGCTTTAGATTTACTGGGAATTCCCAATTCGAAAACCCTCAGAAAAGAAGAAATTGAAAACTGGGTCAATTCCAGACAACATTTGAGGGTAAATTATCCCGATAATATTGAAGATATTCTGGTAACAGAAGTTTTACCTTTCAAGTAA
- a CDS encoding DUF4013 domain-containing protein produces the protein MITFYKKRDFGTFITDSFAFFKSNGKNYFKNFILINEMVLILLVLVMYFGFRELLGQFFNGNLEGQSYFFERYFEDNLGLTIITGIIIMLIYSFLMMLNFLYPVFYVRRIANGQKQVSVEDIISDLKSNSRKLIQLYFGLILLVIPAAFVLFAISYAMVLILIGIPVLIFVVPTLFNAITFLVYDFVYTDRGFFESLSYAIRSQFSYSNGREKTPYWKYWGSTIILFVLYYVITSVFTAIPMIILMMRLATTTSDNGFEQNPFGGGFGAVIMIIYGISIIMSSLLMNILYVNAGLLYFDSRRDLHQKLEMEEIDTIGLNA, from the coding sequence ATGATCACATTTTATAAAAAGCGCGACTTCGGAACATTTATCACCGACAGTTTTGCATTCTTCAAATCCAACGGAAAGAATTATTTTAAAAATTTTATTCTCATCAACGAGATGGTGCTGATTCTTTTGGTTTTGGTAATGTATTTCGGTTTCAGAGAATTGTTAGGGCAGTTTTTTAACGGAAACTTGGAAGGGCAAAGTTATTTTTTTGAAAGATATTTTGAAGATAATCTCGGGCTAACGATCATCACGGGAATTATCATCATGTTGATTTATTCTTTTCTGATGATGCTCAATTTTCTGTATCCTGTATTTTATGTCAGACGAATCGCCAATGGACAAAAGCAGGTGAGCGTTGAAGATATTATTTCTGATCTGAAAAGCAATTCCAGAAAGCTTATTCAACTGTATTTTGGTTTAATACTTCTGGTGATTCCTGCGGCATTCGTGCTTTTTGCGATTTCGTATGCGATGGTTTTGATACTGATAGGAATTCCTGTACTGATTTTCGTGGTGCCTACACTTTTCAACGCAATTACATTTTTGGTTTACGATTTTGTTTATACAGACCGTGGTTTCTTTGAAAGCCTGAGTTATGCGATCAGATCTCAGTTTTCCTATTCAAACGGGAGAGAAAAAACGCCTTACTGGAAATATTGGGGCTCCACCATCATTCTTTTTGTTTTGTATTACGTCATCACATCTGTTTTCACAGCGATTCCGATGATTATTTTAATGATGAGACTTGCTACGACTACTTCAGATAATGGATTTGAGCAGAATCCGTTCGGAGGAGGTTTTGGTGCAGTCATTATGATTATTTACGGAATTTCAATCATCATGTCTTCTCTACTGATGAATATTCTTTACGTAAATGCAGGTTTGCTGTACTTCGACAGCCGGCGAGATTTACACCAGAAGCTGGAAATGGAAGAAATTGATACCATCGGTCTGAATGCGTAA
- a CDS encoding GNAT family N-acetyltransferase produces MTFTNNKSGNGGVITLNNEISEVGRLTYTIFPEDEKLIISFVLVHGQFEGRGMGKFLVEEAIRFSRDNNWKVYPHCSYARAVMRRMNDVEDILLER; encoded by the coding sequence ATGACATTCACTAATAATAAAAGCGGAAACGGCGGCGTGATTACCTTGAACAACGAGATCAGCGAGGTCGGAAGATTGACTTATACCATTTTCCCTGAAGACGAAAAGCTGATTATTTCATTCGTTTTGGTTCACGGTCAGTTTGAAGGCCGTGGAATGGGGAAATTTTTGGTAGAAGAAGCCATCAGATTTTCAAGGGATAACAATTGGAAAGTTTATCCTCACTGTTCATACGCCAGAGCCGTGATGCGCAGAATGAATGACGTGGAAGACATTTTACTTGAAAGGTAA
- a CDS encoding YebC/PmpR family DNA-binding transcriptional regulator: MGRAFEYRKASKMARWDKMAKTFSKIGKDIALAVKAGGTDPEANPALRRCILNAKGANMPKDNVERAIKKASGADAENYEEINYEGYGQGGVAFFVECTTNNTTRTVANVRAIFNKFDGNLGKNGELAFIFDRKGIFTIDLSQIKMDWDDFEMEMIDGGAEDVEKDDEEVMITTAFEDFGSLSHKLDELKIEAKSAELQRIPNNIKEVTAEQFKANMKMLDRFEEDDDVQNVYHNMEITDELLESL, translated from the coding sequence ATGGGAAGAGCGTTTGAATATAGAAAAGCCTCGAAAATGGCTCGTTGGGATAAAATGGCCAAGACCTTTTCAAAAATTGGTAAAGACATTGCTTTAGCGGTAAAAGCCGGAGGAACCGATCCGGAAGCCAACCCTGCATTGAGAAGATGTATTCTGAATGCAAAAGGTGCCAACATGCCAAAAGACAATGTGGAGAGAGCTATAAAAAAAGCCAGCGGTGCTGATGCCGAAAACTATGAAGAAATCAATTACGAAGGTTACGGGCAGGGTGGTGTTGCATTTTTCGTAGAATGTACAACGAATAATACAACCAGAACGGTGGCTAACGTAAGAGCGATTTTCAATAAGTTCGACGGAAACCTAGGTAAGAACGGTGAGTTGGCATTTATCTTCGACAGAAAAGGAATTTTCACGATAGATTTATCTCAAATCAAAATGGATTGGGATGATTTTGAAATGGAAATGATCGACGGTGGTGCAGAAGATGTTGAAAAAGACGATGAAGAGGTAATGATTACGACTGCGTTTGAAGATTTCGGATCGTTATCACACAAGTTAGATGAACTGAAAATCGAAGCTAAAAGTGCAGAGCTGCAGAGAATTCCAAACAATATAAAAGAAGTAACGGCGGAACAGTTTAAGGCAAATATGAAAATGCTTGACCGTTTTGAAGAAGATGATGACGTACAAAACGTTTATCACAACATGGAAATTACTGACGAATTGTTAGAATCTTTATAA